Proteins encoded in a region of the Eschrichtius robustus isolate mEscRob2 chromosome 16, mEscRob2.pri, whole genome shotgun sequence genome:
- the IL21R gene encoding interleukin-21 receptor codes for MLCGWAAPLLLLMLQGACGCSDLVCYTDYIQTVTCILETWALHPGTLTLTWQDSYGELEDEVTSCSLCWSTHNATHAEYTCHMDMFQFMADDVFSVSMTDQTGNHSQECGSFILAKSIKPSPPFNVTVTFSGQYNISWSSNYNFYALKGKLQYELRYRKLGDPWALSPGKKLISVDSRSVSLLPLEFHKGSSYELQVRAGPQPGSSFQGTWSEWSDPVIFHTQPEEIKGDLYPQLLPILVLVCPILVFLGLKIHLPWRLWKKVWVQVPSPEPFFQPLYMGHSGDFKKWVGTPFTASSLELRSWSPGVPLSLEMHSQCPPQTAAKGLVPTELPEPPDLVEADGVLEPGSWGPARSTTGSLGSSAHSQERDRPYGLVSIDTVTVVDTGGLCAWPCTCGDDGYPALNLDTGLEPGPGTEDSLLGTGATVLSCGFVSASGPAGPGGPLGSLLDRIKLHLKDEEGWAPGPPWDGGSPRGVSDSEAGSPPAGLDMDTFDSGFADSDCGSPVEHDFSSPRDEGPPRSYLRQWVVTAPPPAGPGPQVS; via the exons ATGCTCTGCGGCTGGGCTGCCCCTTTGCTCCTGCTGATGCTCCAGGGGG CCTGCGGCTGCTCAGACCTCGTCTGCTACACCGATTACATCCAGACGGTCACCTGCATCCTGGAGACATGGGCCCTGCACCCTGGCACGCTCACCCTCACCTG GCAAGACTCATATGGAGAACTGGAGGACGAGGTCACCTCCTGCAGCCTCTGCTGGTCCACCCACAACGCCACGCATGCGGAGTACACGTGCCACATGGATATGTTCCAATTCATGGCCGACGACGTTTTCAGTGTCAGCATGACAGACCAGACCGGCAACCACTCCCAGGAGTGCGGCAGCTTCATCCTGGCTAAAAGCA TCAAGCCATCTCCCCCTTTCAACGTGACCGTGACCTTCTCCGGACAATATAACATCTCCTGGAGCTCCAATTACAATTTCTACGCGCTGAAGGGCAAACTTCAGTATGAGCTGCGGTACAGGAAGCTTGGAGACCCCTGGGCTCTG AGTCCAGGGAAAAAGCTGATCTCAGTGGATTCGAGAAGcgtctctctcctccccttggaGTTCCACAAAGGCTCAAGCTACGAGCTGCAGGTGCGGGCAGGGCCCCAGCCTGGCTCCTCCTTCCAGGGGACCTGGAGCGAGTGGAGTGACCCAGTCATCTTTCACACCCAGCCAGAAG AGATAAAGGGAGACTTGTACCCTCAACTGCTTCCCATCCTGGTCCTCGTATGCCCCATCCTTGTCTTCTTAGGCCTGAAGATCCACCTGCCTTGGAG GCTATGGAAAAAGGTGTGGGTGCAGGTGCCCAGCCCAGAGCCCTTCTTCCAGCCCCTGTACATGGGCCACAGCGGAGACTTCAAG AAATGGGTGGGCACCCCCTTCACTGCCTCCAGCCTGGAGCTGAGATCCTGGAGCCCAGGGGTGCCCTTGTCCCTGGAGATGCACAGCCAGTGCCCACCGCAGACTGCAGCCAAGGGGCTGGTGCCCACAGAGCTGCCGGAGCCCCCAGACCTGGTGGAAGCCGACGGGGTGCTTGAGCCGGGCTCCTGGGGCCCAGCCCGCTCCACCACCGGCAGCTTGGGCAGCTCAGCTCACAGCCAGGAGAGGGACCGGCCGTACGGCCTGGTATCCATCGACACGGTGACCGTGGTGGACACAGGGGGGCTGTGCGCCTGGCCTTGCACCTGCGGGGATGACGGCTACCCAGCCCTGAACCTGGACACCGGCCTGGAGCCTGGCCCAGGCACGGAGGACTCGCTCCTGGGCACGGGGGCCACCGTCCTATCCTGTGGCTTCGTCTCAGCCAGTGGCCCTGCCGGGCCGGGGGGCCCCCTGGGCAGCCTCCTTGACAGGATAAAGCTGCACCTCAAGGATGAAGAGGGTTGGGCCCCCGGGCCGCCCTGGGATGGTGGGTCGCCCCGAGGGGTGTCGGACAGCGAGGCAGGTTCGCCCCCAGCTGGCCTGGACATGGACACGTTTGACAGCGGCTTCGCGGACTCTGACTGCGGCAGCCCCGTGGAGCATGACTTCAGTAGCCCCAGGGACGAAGGGCCCCCCAGGAGCTACCTCCGCCAGTGGGTGGTCACGGCCCCTCCACCTGCAGGGCCTGGGCCCCAGGTCAGCTAG